A genomic stretch from Lachnospiraceae bacterium includes:
- a CDS encoding YfhO family protein, protein MHTHPRKAIFSRDTLFLLAAPLVTALFLLFFYAGADFYPFGEHTISWCDMNQQVVPLLLNFKDILSGQGSLLYSFQNAGGMNFWGVFFFFLASPFSLLTLFVPKSHMLLFMNILALLKLSTCALTATLYFLRSRHRISPSLAFLFGLFYAFCGYGLLFYQNIIWLDMMYLFPLLLLSFERLVYQRKCLPYIAALSAMMVVNYYISYMIVLFTLLYFGIVSLGLTGERRKETAIRFLSASFIAALLTSVVWLPCFLQYLSSGRDINMLTSVAQAGFFTPLETTLPILFPSACVLTIMFYGLLHAPLKTRLLRSYFLLFLCMLLPILLEPINKMWHTGNYQAFPVRYGFITIFMAMTVAASFLDDLPKSKPLSKSKSTALCLSILFLIVGYGLFIHAYLNTHMDTLAHYSHTLWGDSESFKGLLILFLLSAFLYFLLYRSLYKRWLTVRLFTILCTVLFFIDAYSGVSVYMLSADYSGHQQTFSNIIDLANFKPEREQQGEFYRVKLRQKYFDVNLVGALGYPSFSHYTSLTSQDYMFAMKKLGYSSYWMEVGGYGGTLLSDAVLSAAYEIHWNDAEPSLYHNQAYSISALPAALSLGIPTTESLADTNQLDDLTRLEIQELLFAKLFPSLSSPLISYPYERAELISCRISQDQYQQYQLEKISSELSGHIYYEIPVEEAQTLYFDCFDRLSNQLTEHINDSFQISVNGTILETDYPSRQNNGLLCLGTFENETVLIDIELLQSVTCRSFGLFGIQQAPLLDALCQKQSLHLTSADRCLSGDTQTSADQTIFLSIPYDKGWSLQIDGEKAVLSKAFMGFSSFFLPAGEHHIEMRYTPPGFTLGLLASILGLVLALFFLFRPAAKEQLFSSAIMQKTAAYCVRLLFLFVILFIYVLPLFLNLLEKVS, encoded by the coding sequence ATGCATACCCATCCAAGAAAAGCAATTTTTTCTCGCGATACTCTTTTTCTTTTAGCGGCGCCGCTTGTCACCGCTTTATTTTTATTATTTTTTTACGCCGGTGCAGACTTCTATCCATTTGGCGAGCACACGATCTCCTGGTGCGATATGAATCAGCAGGTAGTCCCGCTCCTGCTGAATTTTAAGGATATCCTCTCCGGCCAGGGCAGCCTGCTCTACAGCTTTCAGAATGCCGGCGGCATGAACTTTTGGGGCGTTTTCTTCTTTTTCCTTGCCAGTCCGTTTTCTTTGCTGACGCTCTTTGTCCCCAAAAGCCATATGCTGCTTTTCATGAACATTCTCGCCTTGCTCAAGCTTTCTACCTGTGCGCTGACAGCTACCCTCTATTTCCTGCGCAGCCGCCATCGCATCTCCCCCTCGCTGGCCTTTCTTTTTGGCCTGTTCTACGCCTTTTGCGGATACGGCCTTTTATTTTATCAAAACATCATCTGGCTCGATATGATGTATCTCTTTCCGCTTCTTCTTCTTTCCTTCGAGCGCCTTGTCTATCAGAGGAAATGCCTGCCCTACATTGCCGCGCTCAGTGCTATGATGGTCGTCAATTACTATATCAGCTATATGATCGTCCTGTTCACGCTTCTTTATTTCGGCATTGTTTCCTTAGGGCTTACCGGCGAGCGCCGGAAAGAAACGGCGATCCGCTTCCTGTCCGCTTCGTTCATCGCCGCGCTGCTCACGTCCGTCGTCTGGCTGCCCTGCTTTTTGCAGTATCTTTCCTCCGGCCGTGATATCAATATGCTGACCTCTGTTGCGCAGGCCGGATTCTTTACACCGCTGGAAACGACGCTGCCCATTTTATTCCCCTCAGCCTGTGTCTTGACCATTATGTTCTATGGCCTGCTGCATGCGCCACTCAAGACCAGATTGCTGCGTAGCTACTTTTTGCTCTTCCTGTGTATGCTTCTCCCCATCCTGCTCGAACCTATCAATAAGATGTGGCATACCGGAAACTATCAGGCCTTTCCCGTACGCTACGGGTTTATCACCATTTTTATGGCAATGACAGTGGCTGCCTCCTTTTTGGATGACCTGCCCAAGTCAAAACCCTTATCCAAATCAAAATCTACAGCTTTATGTTTAAGTATTCTTTTTCTGATTGTCGGCTATGGTCTTTTTATCCATGCCTATCTAAACACGCATATGGATACGCTGGCTCACTATTCTCATACGCTCTGGGGCGATTCCGAATCCTTCAAAGGACTTTTAATTCTCTTTTTGCTTTCTGCTTTTCTCTACTTTTTGCTTTACCGAAGCCTCTATAAACGCTGGCTCACTGTGCGCCTGTTTACCATCCTCTGCACCGTCCTTTTCTTTATTGATGCCTACAGCGGTGTTTCCGTTTATATGCTTTCAGCAGACTATAGCGGACACCAGCAGACCTTCTCTAATATCATCGACTTAGCTAATTTTAAGCCCGAGAGGGAGCAGCAGGGTGAATTCTACCGCGTAAAGCTCCGCCAAAAATACTTTGACGTCAATTTAGTCGGCGCTCTTGGCTATCCCTCCTTTAGTCATTATACCTCTCTTACCTCACAGGACTACATGTTCGCCATGAAAAAGCTGGGCTATTCCTCTTATTGGATGGAGGTTGGCGGCTATGGCGGTACCCTGCTGTCTGATGCTGTCCTTTCGGCGGCCTACGAAATTCATTGGAATGACGCCGAGCCCTCTCTCTATCATAATCAAGCATACAGTATTTCTGCCCTTCCCGCTGCACTCTCGCTGGGAATTCCTACAACAGAATCCTTAGCGGACACGAATCAGCTGGATGACCTCACTCGCCTGGAAATTCAGGAATTATTATTTGCTAAGCTTTTCCCTTCGCTGTCTTCTCCTTTGATTTCTTATCCTTATGAAAGGGCTGAGCTGATCTCCTGCCGCATTAGCCAGGACCAATATCAGCAATATCAGCTGGAGAAAATCAGCTCTGAGCTTTCGGGGCATATCTATTATGAAATTCCGGTTGAGGAAGCTCAAACACTGTATTTTGACTGCTTTGACCGCCTCAGCAATCAGCTCACAGAACATATCAATGACAGCTTTCAGATCTCAGTCAATGGCACAATACTAGAGACCGATTACCCCTCCCGGCAAAATAATGGTCTGCTCTGCCTGGGTACATTTGAAAATGAAACGGTACTAATCGATATTGAGCTGCTTCAGAGCGTAACCTGCCGTTCCTTCGGCCTGTTCGGCATTCAGCAGGCGCCTCTGCTGGACGCCCTCTGCCAAAAGCAGTCTCTGCATTTAACCTCTGCTGATCGCTGCCTTTCAGGAGATACCCAGACCTCTGCCGATCAGACCATCTTCCTCTCCATTCCTTATGACAAAGGCTGGTCCCTGCAGATCGATGGAGAGAAAGCCGTGCTTTCTAAAGCCTTTATGGGCTTCTCCTCCTTCTTTCTTCCGGCTGGAGAACATCACATCGAAATGCGCTATACGCCGCCCGGCTTTACTCTCGGCCTTTTGGCAAGCATCCTGGGCCTCGTGCTCGCTCTCTTTTTCCTTTTTAGGCCTGCGGCTAAAGAGCAGCTTTTTTCTTCTGCTATTATGCAGAAAACGGCCGCCTATTGCGTCCGTCTTCTGTTCTTATTCGTGATTCTGTTTATCTATGTGCTGCCCCTGTTTTTAAATTTGCTGGAAAAGGTCTCATAA
- a CDS encoding tRNA threonylcarbamoyladenosine dehydratase codes for MDERFCRSSYLLGEEALSLLQTKTVILFGLGGVGSYVAEALARTGIGRLVLVDHDHIARSNINRQLFALESTVGHLKTDAAKARLLDINPRLQLELYPIFFSEETAAQLPLAEADYLVDAIDTVAAKLFLAEYAYHHQIPLLSAMGAGNKLDPTQFKITDITKTSMCPLAKAMRTALRKRGIPHLKVVYSPEPPTAPFLPADPEKKGTRPAPGSLAYVPSVMGLIMASEVIRDLCNGA; via the coding sequence ATAGATGAGCGCTTTTGCCGCTCCTCCTATCTGCTGGGTGAAGAGGCCCTTTCTTTACTGCAGACCAAGACCGTTATTCTTTTTGGGCTTGGCGGTGTCGGCTCTTATGTAGCGGAGGCGCTTGCTCGCACCGGTATCGGACGGCTCGTTTTAGTTGATCATGATCATATTGCCCGTTCCAATATCAACCGTCAGCTTTTCGCCCTTGAATCTACGGTTGGCCATCTCAAAACGGACGCTGCCAAAGCGCGCCTGCTGGATATTAACCCCCGGCTGCAGCTAGAGCTCTATCCTATCTTTTTTTCTGAAGAAACGGCTGCGCAGCTCCCTCTTGCAGAGGCCGATTATCTTGTGGACGCCATCGATACAGTAGCTGCTAAGCTGTTTTTAGCTGAATACGCCTATCACCATCAGATTCCCCTGCTTAGCGCCATGGGCGCCGGAAATAAGCTGGATCCTACTCAATTCAAAATAACAGATATCACCAAAACTTCTATGTGCCCCTTGGCCAAGGCGATGCGCACGGCCCTTCGCAAACGCGGCATTCCTCATCTAAAGGTTGTCTATTCGCCTGAGCCTCCTACGGCTCCCTTTTTGCCGGCTGACCCGGAAAAAAAAGGGACGCGTCCGGCCCCCGGCAGCTTAGCTTATGTTCCCTCGGTCATGGGCCTCATCATGGCCTCAGAAGTCATCCGTGATCTGTGTAATGGAGCGTAA
- a CDS encoding MarR family transcriptional regulator, whose protein sequence is MNSFTKNITTISRCAMQFHTDHLAGTGLRGGWHSIITHICRTPGISQEQLSKLIYINKSNIARQLAHLEENGFVTREYSATDKRVLLVYPTEKALALFPVILDIHQSWREYLTDGFTEEELSLLSSLLDRVANRAKEYVDSRESKSSHAAGDPSCQ, encoded by the coding sequence ATGAATTCATTTACCAAAAATATCACTACCATCAGCCGCTGTGCCATGCAGTTCCATACAGATCATCTGGCCGGCACAGGGCTGCGTGGAGGATGGCATTCGATCATTACCCATATATGCCGTACGCCTGGTATTTCGCAGGAGCAGCTTAGTAAGCTCATTTATATCAATAAAAGCAATATTGCCCGTCAGCTGGCCCATTTAGAAGAAAATGGCTTTGTCACCAGAGAATATTCAGCCACAGATAAGCGGGTTTTGCTGGTCTATCCCACGGAAAAGGCGCTGGCGCTTTTTCCTGTTATTCTGGATATTCATCAGTCCTGGCGAGAATACCTAACAGACGGATTCACCGAAGAGGAGCTCTCTCTTCTGTCCTCCTTATTAGACCGTGTGGCCAACCGCGCGAAAGAATATGTAGACAGCCGCGAATCCAAGTCTTCGCATGCTGCAGGTGATCCGTCATGTCAATAG
- the typA gene encoding translational GTPase TypA, translated as MLDQTKIRNIAIIAHVDHGKTTLVDALLAQSGIFRENQEVVERVMDSNDLERERGITILAKNTSLHYDGFKINIIDTPGHADFGGEVERSLKMANGVLLLVDAYEGCMPQTRFVLKKALDLNLTPIIVINKVDRPMARPDEVVDEVLELLLDLGASDEQLDSPVIYASAKEGWASTDYTQPGQDMKPLFDAIIHTIPSPEGHMDGDLQLLVSNIDYDAYTGRIAIGRIDRGQIHVGDTAVICRKNGVSTTIKLTNLYVYNDMQRVPVEEAGVGEIVAVSGIKDINIGETICCPTNVEPLPFVAIDEPVLSMTFTVNKSPFAGKEGDYVTSRHLRDRLFKELESNISLRVEETDSPDSFVVSGRGELHLSVLVENMRRQGYEFAVSKPQVITKIVNGQVWEPYEELVVDLPDEYTGVLMEGASLRKAELLNMMPTQGGYSRLEFLIPSRGLIGYRSQLMTETRGTAVINHVFHSFKPFKGEIAPRTRGSLIAHEPGEAVTYGLFNAQERGSLFIGPGVQVYEGMIVGESSRADDIVVNVCKKKHATNMRSSSADESLRLTPAREMSLEECLEFIADDELVEITPKSIRMRKQILEAGLRAKARNHTNANK; from the coding sequence ATGTTAGATCAAACAAAAATTCGTAATATTGCTATCATCGCTCATGTTGACCACGGCAAAACCACTTTAGTAGATGCATTATTGGCGCAGAGCGGTATCTTTCGCGAAAATCAGGAGGTTGTCGAACGCGTTATGGATTCCAATGATCTGGAACGCGAACGCGGCATCACAATTTTAGCTAAGAATACCTCCCTGCACTATGATGGCTTTAAAATCAACATCATTGACACGCCCGGCCATGCTGATTTTGGCGGTGAAGTCGAGCGTTCGCTAAAAATGGCCAACGGTGTCCTTTTGTTAGTTGACGCCTATGAAGGCTGCATGCCGCAGACTCGTTTTGTGCTGAAAAAGGCCTTGGATCTAAACCTGACGCCAATCATCGTCATCAACAAGGTAGACCGCCCTATGGCTCGTCCGGATGAAGTCGTAGACGAGGTCCTAGAGCTTTTACTGGATCTGGGGGCCTCCGACGAACAGCTGGATTCGCCTGTGATCTATGCCTCTGCTAAGGAAGGCTGGGCTTCTACTGACTATACACAGCCTGGTCAGGATATGAAACCCCTCTTTGATGCTATCATTCATACGATCCCTTCTCCGGAAGGACATATGGACGGTGATCTGCAGCTGCTTGTTTCCAATATTGATTATGATGCCTATACCGGCCGTATTGCCATCGGCCGTATTGACCGCGGACAGATCCATGTGGGTGATACAGCCGTCATCTGCCGCAAAAACGGTGTGTCGACCACCATCAAGCTCACCAATCTCTATGTATATAACGACATGCAGCGTGTACCGGTAGAGGAAGCCGGCGTTGGTGAAATTGTGGCCGTATCGGGCATTAAAGATATCAACATCGGCGAAACCATCTGCTGCCCTACTAATGTAGAGCCGCTTCCCTTTGTTGCCATTGATGAACCCGTTCTCTCTATGACCTTTACCGTTAATAAAAGCCCCTTTGCCGGCAAAGAAGGCGACTATGTGACATCCCGCCATTTAAGAGACCGGCTTTTCAAGGAGCTTGAATCCAATATCTCCCTGCGGGTAGAAGAAACGGATTCTCCGGATTCCTTTGTCGTTTCCGGCCGCGGTGAGCTGCATCTCTCTGTACTGGTTGAAAACATGCGGCGCCAGGGCTATGAATTTGCTGTTTCAAAACCGCAGGTCATTACAAAAATCGTCAATGGGCAGGTGTGGGAGCCCTATGAGGAATTAGTCGTAGATCTGCCCGATGAATACACCGGTGTTTTAATGGAGGGCGCCAGTCTGCGCAAGGCAGAGCTGCTCAATATGATGCCCACACAGGGCGGCTACAGTCGGCTGGAATTTTTAATTCCTTCCCGCGGCCTCATCGGATACCGCTCTCAGCTAATGACAGAAACGCGCGGTACTGCCGTCATCAACCATGTATTTCATAGCTTTAAACCCTTTAAAGGTGAAATTGCCCCCAGAACGCGCGGCTCTCTGATCGCCCATGAGCCGGGTGAAGCCGTTACCTACGGCCTGTTCAACGCTCAGGAACGCGGTTCTCTTTTTATCGGCCCCGGCGTTCAGGTTTATGAAGGCATGATCGTTGGCGAAAGCTCACGCGCCGATGATATTGTTGTCAACGTATGCAAGAAAAAACATGCAACCAATATGCGCTCCTCTTCCGCAGATGAATCTCTGCGTCTCACCCCTGCACGTGAGATGTCTCTGGAAGAATGCCTTGAATTCATCGCCGATGATGAGCTGGTGGAGATCACCCCCAAGAGCATTCGCATGCGTAAGCAAATTCTGGAAGCAGGGCTGCGCGCTAAGGCCCGCAATCATACAAATGCAAACAAATAA
- a CDS encoding D-alanyl-D-alanine carboxypeptidase — translation MKKKCQLICAFLSIFFSFLFPYSVSADFPPSSSSAVILGCLENDQILYELNSDIQMYPSGFMKLLAAIVIAEHTAPLEQVTVSEAALRLNDSAPRMYLEIGETLPVQDCLAAMLLSDADDALRALALHIASSFEDFIALMNQKAEALGAVHTHISSLAASPSACSTTPSDLLRIAKAFWQIPCLRSILRTPQYEILPTNQTSESRFYNRTHPLTLPEEASYMPTCLGGYLNSSFKDGTFLLSYDQQKDLTLIAITVNQKTISESAQEHSRLLQYAHQSFSPVIYPIKGTLVSKIPIYQNASKLGYADILTMQDLLYISPDASSPSDLEMHLLLPATLSLPLLSQEPVGYIEYYQKQELIASIPCRASVSPLLFQIVLHRLTAPLLQITSLSAATPPLSHTHFFDAALVMLLPILLVSYFFRRKPTLF, via the coding sequence ATGAAAAAAAAGTGCCAGCTTATCTGCGCATTCTTATCCATTTTTTTCAGCTTCCTTTTTCCCTACTCTGTATCTGCCGATTTTCCCCCCTCTTCCTCCTCTGCCGTCATATTGGGCTGTCTGGAAAACGACCAAATTTTATACGAATTAAATAGTGATATTCAGATGTATCCTTCTGGCTTTATGAAGCTGCTGGCCGCCATTGTGATTGCAGAGCATACGGCGCCGCTTGAGCAGGTAACGGTAAGCGAAGCTGCGCTGCGTTTAAATGATTCTGCTCCTCGCATGTATCTCGAAATAGGCGAAACGCTTCCGGTTCAGGACTGCCTGGCGGCCATGCTGCTTTCTGATGCTGATGATGCGCTGCGTGCTTTAGCGCTCCATATTGCCTCCTCCTTTGAAGATTTCATCGCGTTAATGAATCAAAAAGCAGAAGCGCTTGGAGCCGTTCATACGCATATATCCTCTTTGGCTGCTTCCCCTTCTGCCTGCTCTACCACGCCCTCAGATCTTCTAAGGATTGCAAAGGCCTTTTGGCAAATCCCTTGTCTGCGTTCTATTTTACGGACACCTCAATATGAAATTCTTCCTACCAATCAAACTTCGGAATCCCGCTTTTATAATCGCACCCATCCCCTTACGCTTCCAGAAGAAGCTTCCTATATGCCCACCTGTTTAGGCGGCTATCTAAACAGCTCCTTTAAGGATGGTACCTTTTTGCTTTCCTATGATCAGCAGAAGGATCTTACCTTGATTGCCATCACAGTCAATCAAAAAACAATTTCTGAAAGCGCACAGGAGCATTCCCGACTTCTGCAATATGCTCATCAAAGCTTTTCCCCTGTTATTTACCCTATTAAAGGCACGTTAGTCAGCAAAATTCCGATCTATCAAAACGCTTCTAAATTAGGATATGCCGATATTCTCACGATGCAGGATCTTCTATATATCAGTCCTGATGCTTCCTCCCCCTCTGATCTTGAAATGCACCTGCTTCTCCCTGCCACCTTATCCTTGCCCCTTTTATCCCAGGAGCCCGTTGGCTATATTGAGTATTATCAAAAGCAGGAGCTCATTGCCTCCATTCCATGCAGGGCCTCTGTTTCTCCTCTGCTTTTCCAAATCGTACTGCATCGTCTTACTGCTCCTCTTCTTCAGATCACCTCCCTTTCAGCGGCTACCCCGCCCCTCTCTCATACGCATTTCTTTGATGCAGCTTTAGTGATGCTCCTCCCCATACTATTAGTATCGTACTTTTTTCGCCGAAAGCCTACTCTTTTCTAA
- a CDS encoding response regulator transcription factor, translating into MATKVLVVDDEKFIVKGIKFSLEQDGMEVDAAYDGEEAYNLIQEKNYDIIILDVMLPKMDGVQVCQQVREFSAVPILMLTAKGEDMDKILGLEYGADDYMTKPFNILELKARIKAILRRYRHHEEKESSVQEFRDLKIDYDSRRVFIKDKGEADLTAKEFDLLELLSKNVGKVYSREKLLDVVWGYDYPGEVRTVDVHVRRLREKIEANPGDPLYIQTKWGVGYYFKG; encoded by the coding sequence ATGGCTACAAAAGTATTGGTCGTAGATGATGAGAAATTTATTGTTAAAGGGATAAAATTTAGTCTGGAACAGGATGGGATGGAAGTAGATGCCGCCTATGACGGGGAGGAGGCCTATAATCTCATTCAGGAAAAAAATTATGATATCATTATTTTAGATGTGATGCTGCCCAAGATGGATGGCGTACAGGTGTGCCAGCAGGTACGGGAATTTTCTGCGGTTCCGATTCTGATGCTGACAGCAAAGGGTGAGGATATGGATAAAATATTAGGGCTTGAGTACGGAGCCGATGATTATATGACAAAGCCATTTAATATTTTAGAGCTTAAAGCAAGGATTAAGGCGATCCTGCGGCGCTACCGCCATCATGAGGAAAAGGAGAGCAGCGTACAGGAATTCCGCGATCTAAAGATTGATTATGACAGCCGCCGGGTATTTATTAAGGATAAAGGAGAAGCAGATTTAACAGCCAAGGAATTTGATCTGCTAGAGCTATTGTCTAAAAATGTTGGAAAGGTCTACAGCCGAGAAAAGCTTTTGGATGTAGTTTGGGGATATGATTATCCAGGAGAAGTGCGGACGGTGGATGTGCATGTTCGGCGATTGAGAGAAAAAATAGAAGCAAACCCCGGAGACCCCTTGTATATTCAGACCAAATGGGGCGTGGGATATTATTTTAAGGGCTGA
- a CDS encoding histidine kinase: protein MNQKITEISRYANFLASDIAINRLTSEEDPDQNLNHELQSFSRLYSYARVMILDEKAMVIQDSSQTKMGRYIVNDDVLMALSGKIANIQEDSFVRLAIPVTDYSGSTVDGVVYVFFSVDTLLESLSINQGNITLLQFAIGVAVCAIFYALIAVFTRPFKSILNWLRQVSNGNAEAPIDLQRQDDYGLMVEAIQDVTHDLIAIDRSRKEFVSNVSHELKTPLSSIKVLTESLLLQESVPEPMYKEFLQDINSEIDRQTTIVNDLLTLVRLEEGENALNISSFVLNDMTEDILKRLKPLAQGKNVELVIESIREVELEADETKLTLALSNLIQNGVKYNKEGGQVKVVIDSDHLNALITVTDTGIGIEKEHFNKLFQRFYRVDKARDREAGGSGLGLSIVKQIITLHKGTISVESELGEGTSFLVKLPLIQVIEQEEEE from the coding sequence GTGAATCAGAAGATCACAGAAATCAGCCGCTATGCTAACTTTCTGGCAAGTGATATTGCAATCAACCGGCTGACATCAGAAGAAGATCCAGATCAGAATTTGAATCACGAGCTTCAAAGCTTTAGCCGTCTGTACAGCTACGCAAGAGTCATGATTTTAGATGAAAAGGCTATGGTGATTCAGGATTCTTCTCAAACAAAAATGGGAAGATATATTGTAAACGATGATGTTTTGATGGCTCTATCCGGTAAAATTGCGAATATTCAGGAGGATTCCTTTGTTCGCCTGGCAATTCCGGTGACGGATTATTCAGGGAGTACGGTCGATGGTGTGGTATATGTTTTTTTCTCCGTGGACACGCTTTTGGAATCGCTTTCCATCAATCAAGGCAATATTACGCTGCTTCAGTTCGCGATTGGCGTTGCGGTCTGCGCTATATTCTATGCCTTGATTGCTGTCTTTACCAGACCCTTTAAATCTATTTTAAATTGGCTAAGGCAGGTATCAAACGGAAATGCGGAGGCGCCGATTGATCTGCAGCGACAGGATGATTACGGATTGATGGTGGAAGCCATACAGGATGTCACGCATGATTTGATTGCGATTGATCGTTCTCGTAAGGAATTTGTGTCCAATGTATCTCACGAATTAAAAACGCCGCTCAGTTCAATTAAGGTATTGACGGAGTCCCTGCTTCTGCAGGAAAGTGTTCCGGAGCCTATGTACAAAGAATTTTTACAGGATATCAACAGTGAAATAGACAGGCAGACGACGATTGTCAATGATCTGCTTACTTTAGTGCGCTTGGAGGAAGGAGAGAATGCGCTCAATATCAGTTCCTTTGTCTTAAATGACATGACGGAGGATATTTTAAAGCGTTTAAAACCGCTTGCTCAGGGAAAGAATGTAGAGCTTGTGATTGAAAGTATTCGTGAAGTAGAGCTGGAAGCTGATGAAACAAAATTAACGCTGGCGCTTTCTAATTTAATCCAAAATGGAGTCAAATATAATAAAGAGGGCGGCCAGGTCAAAGTGGTGATTGACAGTGATCATTTGAATGCGTTAATTACGGTAACCGATACAGGAATTGGAATTGAGAAGGAGCACTTTAATAAATTGTTTCAGCGTTTCTATCGCGTAGACAAGGCAAGAGATAGAGAAGCAGGCGGTTCTGGATTGGGGCTTTCCATTGTAAAGCAGATTATTACTTTGCATAAGGGAACCATTTCAGTAGAAAGCGAATTAGGAGAGGGCACGAGCTTTTTAGTGAAGCTTCCCTTGATTCAAGTGATTGAACAGGAGGAAGAGGAATGA
- a CDS encoding GerMN domain-containing protein, with the protein MKKWGRIGLLALLAFLMGCTSATKDMNSEEQLTESAYLEKTAKNTEEVANEEIILYYTNPTATSLYKEEKGYDFSEKSSEEIVWTILHDLETAEGLEDKSLKESSLQSIFPSGVLDEIVVRSEEKVKMAEEEGSTCNIVELHMTKLYHEMSLNEMVVLRTGVSRSIFSAGIIDQIEFWAPISKEGGGEKLMDTLSADDKVIINQYSRDFYTDDINVTLYFGNADKTALKAETRTLTLTMTDPLPTAIMKALLAGPVEEGMTSVIPQGTMIEDVFIKDSVCYVDLSAEFQKNHLGGELEETLTIYSIVNSLQDISGIHYVQFLVEGRKLEYYKSYMKIDTFLTGDMTLVE; encoded by the coding sequence ATGAAAAAATGGGGGAGAATAGGGCTGTTGGCGTTGCTGGCTTTCCTTATGGGCTGTACATCCGCTACGAAAGATATGAATAGCGAGGAGCAGCTGACAGAATCTGCTTATTTAGAAAAAACAGCTAAAAACACAGAAGAAGTGGCGAACGAAGAAATTATACTTTACTACACAAATCCTACGGCCACATCGCTTTATAAGGAAGAAAAGGGATATGATTTTTCTGAGAAGAGCAGTGAAGAGATTGTCTGGACGATCTTGCATGATCTGGAGACTGCAGAAGGACTGGAGGATAAAAGCCTAAAAGAATCTAGTCTGCAATCTATTTTTCCTTCGGGAGTGCTGGATGAGATCGTTGTTCGCTCGGAAGAAAAGGTAAAGATGGCAGAAGAGGAAGGTAGTACATGTAATATTGTCGAGCTTCATATGACCAAGCTCTATCATGAGATGAGCTTAAATGAAATGGTTGTTTTAAGGACGGGAGTAAGCCGAAGTATTTTCTCTGCCGGCATTATAGATCAAATAGAATTTTGGGCCCCTATTTCAAAGGAAGGGGGCGGAGAGAAGCTCATGGATACCCTGTCCGCTGATGATAAAGTCATTATCAATCAATATAGCCGGGATTTTTATACAGATGATATCAATGTAACATTGTATTTTGGAAATGCAGACAAAACAGCACTTAAGGCAGAAACGAGGACGCTTACGCTAACGATGACAGATCCTCTGCCAACAGCAATTATGAAAGCCTTGCTTGCCGGGCCGGTTGAAGAAGGAATGACTTCTGTGATTCCGCAGGGGACAATGATAGAAGATGTATTTATTAAAGACAGTGTATGCTATGTGGACTTAAGTGCTGAATTCCAAAAAAATCATTTGGGAGGAGAATTAGAAGAGACGCTGACGATTTATTCTATTGTGAACTCCTTGCAGGACATTAGCGGGATTCATTATGTGCAGTTTTTGGTCGAAGGGAGAAAACTGGAATACTATAAGTCATATATGAAAATTGATACGTTCTTAACAGGGGATATGACATTGGTGGAGTGA